The DNA sequence AGTGGCATGCAGTCCTTCCCATCCGAGGAGCCGCCGCCCCTGCCCAGTCTGAAGCGGAGAATGTTTTTCTGAACTCAGTAGATGTCCATCCGTCCAAGCATAACATTGACTTTCCTCTGATCAAGCCAAAACAATCGGGACCCAGCATGTGGGCTGTTCTCCAGAAATGGATCCTTGCTTTGCCTTCCGCTACAGATGAGCAGCGTAAGCGCAGACTGGGCCTTCAGAAAGAGCTTGAATGGGCTGTCAGTGAACTGGACGACGGCAACGGCATCGGTGAAGACGGGGTACGTAGATATCACATTCCATCCTTGAGCCATAGGGATTACGGCCAATAATTAACCCCCCTCGGTAGTTGGTGTTTGCCCACTGCGACCTTCTCTGCGCCAATGTCATAGCTGTACCGTCCTCAGATGCTCCTGTCACATCCGCGGGTGAGCCCACAACGACTGTGCAGTTCATCGACTATGAATATGCCACTCCATCCCCAGCCGCGTTCGACATCGCCAACCATTTCGCTGAATGGGGTGGCTACGACTGTGACTACAACATGATGCCTACATGTGCTGTTCGGCGCCAGTTCTTGACCGAGTATGTCAGGAGTTATACCCAGCACAAAGGTCTCCCGGAGTCGTCTCAGAAGCAGATCATCGATCGACTCTATGAGGACGTTGATCGCTTCCGCGGCATTCCCGGATTATACTGGtttgttttccctttcaaTGCTAATATCTATGACCCAGTGCTAATATTAAATAGGGGTATATGGGCCCTCATCCAAGCCCAGATCTCGCAAATCGACTTCGACTACGCTTCATACGCTGAAACTCGCCTCGGCGAATACTACGCCTGGCGTCGAGAGCTCGACGGCAGCCGCGCCAAAGCCGGCGAAGAAATGCCTCTCCGCGAGCGTCGATGGGCTCAAGAAGTTTGACTATGACTACCAGCACAAAACAACCTCATATCTTGAATCACCAGCGTATATAGATCTCACCTTCTTGACGACGAGCGTGCTTGCATGAATCGGGGAGCTTTCTTGCTGTTACATGATCGGGGTTTCAACATTATTCCCTAGAACACGGCAGCAGCGACAAAAGGACACGAAACCAGGACAGTGATGCATTTCATGGAATAAGCGGTGTATTAACAAAGGATGGCATGGAAAGAGGGCTTTGTCTTCAACGACTGTACTGGTGTTCTTGGGACTTTTATGGGCGTGTTAGTGGgttattttcttctccaagttTCCAttacttcttttcccttctcttaAGGCATGGGTTTAATCATGTTTGTGTTCGTGTCGATAGCATTGACAGAAATTAAGTGTTGTAATTTTCTGGGTTTCAAGGGATCTGTTTCTCTATCTTAGCGGATTACACTTCCATATAAATAAGGTGTTCGTCTAGTCGGAGtaccttttccctctcccttccTTAGAATCGGACGACCCGCCACAAGAAGGACACTCGGGGGCTCCACTACAGATTGGGCAGACATCTGGATGCTCCTCAGCTGGGGTATAATGCCAGTCACAGGAATACAAGGTGTGCTTCCTACGCCCCCTGCCAATTTTGATATCAAAATGCCCATTAACCCCCGAAGTGTCGCGAGATCCCTCGTGGTCATTCACATCTGCATCTCGGTGGGAGACGACTTCACTTACTTTTCTCACGATGGTTGTGTGCTTGGCTCGAGATCTGGGTTTGCATAGCAGTGCCGTAATCTATAGATCTTAGCTATGGTGCctgaatgagaagaaaaactgTAGTCGAGTGCTGGTCCCTGTTAAGGCCTGTCTTTCTGGTCTATCCATATTGATGTCCGGGTTCGTAGAAGGTCtgcttgtttgctttgtAGGGCTTGCCATATTGCTCTCTGGCTTTCTACGGTGGTCGCTGGGAGATATAGGCACGTGTCAACAAGCAAAAGCGACTAGCAACAACACATGAACAATGGGATCAGGAAGTACAAGTCTCTCCCGTTAATATAGTTCTGATAGTAGTTGCGAGGGGGTAAGCAAAATGTCTCGGAGAAAGACGCATGGTGGACGGGGCGACCTGCACAGCAATCACATGGTCACAAGCTGAATCTGGCATGGGCCCAAGGGTTAGCATTGAATGTCTTCTCTGAATGGATCACATACCCTTGACTGTCGCCCTAGAACTACTTTCTTAGCGCGCGTAGCTGCCATGGGGTATACAATGGCCATTTATATCTGGGACAGGGGAAGTTTGAGGGAAGGTGTATCTAATTTCTAAAGCCCTCTTGAACACACAAGTCTCAATATGCAGACCTACCTATAATCTCCCGTTCTCTTTAATATTTAAGCATTGTGTCGATTGCTAGGTAGCTCCAGACAGGGCAATGCGTGTACTCGTGATATAAGCCAGACAGACCAATGTAAAGAGCTTAGTATCCAGTAATATTGTTGAGATTATATCTATTCAGATTACTTAAGTGTTAGTTGGTCACTTGTGAAAGTATGTAAAAAAGTTGATTCTACTAGGGAGGATGACTACATAAAAATGGCTTCCGCGCAATACTATGGTAAAGAATTCTTTCGACCATGTTTTCAAAGATTTAGTATGGGATAggggaatggaagaaagataaatGTAAAACGATGAAGGAagccagaaaagaaaaataattaCTGAATTGCCTGAAAATATATCTGAAAAAACGATAAAATGGCCTCATTCATATGAGATTGGACAAACAATGGTTCAGAAAGAGCTGAGTTCGTATGGGCATTGCCACTGCAGAATGTCACATATATTACCATAGCTCTCGGCGGCGGCTCACTATTCTCGACATCTGAGAGCTTCATATCATGCCGACTTCCTGTCCTTGTACTTACCGGCCTCTAAGCTGGTATACCCGAAATTTCTCTGATTCTTCCCGATGACTACCCCCAACAGTATCTCGTAAAGCTCTCGGCGAGTTCGTGCTCGTGCTGCTTCTAGAACATTACTGTAAAGTCCCGAGGAAAGTTTCTGGTTCACGTCCGCCCCTGCATCCAACAGTAACTGCACAATCTCCTCATCGGCGCCCTGCTTGGCCACCGCTGCTGCAAGAGCACTTCCATAAAGCCCCGCAGTGAGCTTTTGGTTGACATCGGCTCCTGCGTTGAGTAGGAGTTGGACGCTGTGTTTTGCTTGACTATACGCTGCTGCCGCAAGTGCGCTGCCGTATAAACCAGAGGTAAGCAACTGGTTGACGTCTGCTCCTGCGTCTAGAAGGAGCGAGGTGTTTGCGGGGCTACCAAatgatgctgctgctagAGCACTACCATATTTCCCCCATATGAGCCTTTGATTGACATTCGCTCCTGAGGCAAGTAATAGCTTTATTGTCTCATGGCCTATGGGTGTTGAAGCGGCAGCAGCAAGGGCACTGCCGTAGTTCCCACTAGTGAGGGCTTGATTGACGTTAGCTCCTGCACGGAGTAGTGATTGGCTAATTGTACTGTTGTATCCTCCGGCTCCACGagcagcggcagcagcaagagcGCTGCCGAATATCCCACAGTCAAGCTCTTGATTGATCTCTGCTCCCGAGTCTAGCAACAGCTGAGTGGCCTTCCTACCTTCTGGGTTTGCGACTGATGCCACCAGTGCACCGCCGTAGATGCCTCCGGCGTGCTTCTGATTGATCTGAGCTCCTGCGCTTAGTAGGAGCTTGATGATGTCTCGATTGCCAATTGATGCGGCAGCACCGAGAGCGGACCCACTACAGAGCAACCCATCAAGCTGTCCATTGATGTCTGCTCCAAGTGACAATAGCTTTTGAACGGCATATTCATTTTCGCTGAAGACCGTTAGCACTAGAAGCGAGTTCCCAGCTTTGTTGGTTTGATTAGTGTTTATGCATTTGGATTCCCACAATGTGAGCGGGATGCGGTAAAAGCCGAATCGGCAAACTGCTAGCACCGGATTACAGAAAGGCTTTAGATCTTCTATGGGGAAGCCTGGCAAGTGCTCGCAACGTTCGCACCAGGACCTATAGGCGGGCCCACTTTCCTCGACCCGGCCGAGGAACCTTTCAACAAGCTGCGACAGACGGGGATCAATCTTGTCACCTGTATTCCTGATATAGTACTCATATCTTCTTATGTGCAGAAACCAGTGCTGCGTTGCATAGGCGAGAAAGTTGTCAATCATAACATTATACATGGACGATTCTTGTGAATATTGATTGTTGGCGACTAGCATAAGTGTCAGACATATTTTTGCAGCATTGGCATGACATATGGCTATGCCCCAAAGGTTTTCGAAGTATTCATTCACGGAGAGATGAGACAGATGACAAAACTGCCGGGAATCCATGACAAGGAGATTAGAGCATGACTCCAGGATGAATCGGATATCCACGTATGGGGCTATCAAAGTATCAATTTCGGGATCCTGGCATACAAGGAAAACGAGGGCATCTGCTGTTAAAGGTTTCTCTGAACATATAACCCATTGCAGGGCTCTCATCGCGATCTTAAGCTTGCTTGCCTTGGACTCTAGAATGCGCTGGTAGATCTCGTTGTATGCGCAAGGTAGGCCAGCTGGTAAGCATCCCAGACGCTCACGAATATCTTTTTCTAGATCTAGGGATAAGAGTTCCGTAACTTGTAAGGCCGCCCATTGAAATCTCGACTCAGGTCATTTCGTACTCAACACAGCGTGATGGGTAGAACACTTACATGCCCTGACTCTTGTCTAGAATTATACGGACAATGTCATATTTCAGTTCAACAGAGATAGGGGTAGCCCTGTTtttctcgtcttcatctATCTTTTGTGAGACAAATTTCGCGATGTCATCCTGACTATCTGTTGCATTGATGCCAACGTTAGCCTTAGATTTGAGCCGACATGCTATATCTTCGTCTCGTCTGCTGGTGATGAAGATTTTCAAATTTTGTATCTGCTCGACGAGTCGGCTGAAATAACTGATGAGACCTTGCCTCGagccttcttcgctttcgtcCAGGGCATCTAGCACTAATATTGTCTTCGGATATATGGAAATTAACTGAGCTAGGAGCGCTTCGCTCTCTTCGAGGCTCAAGTCCGTTGACGAGAAACCTCTTTGTCGCTTATCCATGTAGACTTGGAGAAGACTCTCATGGATTACGGTTTGATCATCCGTGATTGAAAGCTGCTTGACAAAGCTGCGAAGAATCTCTTTCGGCTTCCGACGAAGTCCTTCATTTCGATTGCAATAAAAATATACCAGCTTCTGACCCTGGACCTGCAGGAACTCATCAATAACTCGGGAAACAAGCTTCGTTTTTCCAGCGCCAGctatgaaaagaaagtataaGCTTGACGCGCTTGGTAATATCGTTTTTAGAAGACTCACGTATACCGTGTAACCAAAATATCATTGAGTCGTCAGATATCTGCCAATCTTGGAAGACCCGCTGCTTAAAGAGCCACCCACCAGTATTTGCTGTACGGCCAGTCCTCGCCACTGAGTGATGATCCTCAAATGGAATGTCTGATGTCCACCTAAGGACGTCTTCTCGCTTTCCATCGTCAAGAAACCGCCATATGTTTTGGAAAGTACTATTCATATTTCGAAACTCGTTTTGATGGGCCTTGACTCTCTCCATGTCTTCAAGCACGCGCTTTAACCTTTTCACTTGGTCGATAGAAATAACACGATCGAGGCGGCTATAACATCGCTCACAGTTTTGAGCCTCGTAATCGATGCGAGGAATGATTGCTTCAAAGCGTGCGTTATAATCGTTAATGTAATCGAGAGTCCAAAACGTCGCCGAAGTACTTGTCTTTGTGCTTCGCTCATACGCCAGGATTGCAGTCCGTAGAAACTGCAGGATTAGGACATAGACTTCTATGACTGTGGCTTCTAAATTATGATATGTGTGCTCTATCTTTGGATCGTAGGGATATAAAAGTTCGTATACCGTACACAGATCAATGAGGTAGAGAACCTTATCAAGCCCTACTAGGAGGGGGCCCATAGTCTCGCGATCGGCTGTGGCTTCCTAAGTAGATATCGGTCATTAAAAGCCATCTTTGACTTCGTCACAGTGGGTGGTCTTACCAGAAACAACATTCTGATACCTGCCCATGGTAATCGTGAATGTATTTGATCTGCATTGACAGCAATATCGCCAATAGCCTTCAACTTTTCTAACCATGTCATGACCTTGTTTGCAATATCGCTCAAGCGGAAAGTGTAGCCGTTTAAACTGACATTCCACCTTCTACTTTCAAATAGTTCCCGTTTCTGCTTGACTTCTTCCAGCAGTAAGACCGGCGTATCGCTAACGATACATGGAGTTGATCGGGTTGTAGTATGTTTTTGTATCAACACTTGATCTTCCATAGAAAGCCTGTGAAGCACCTTCTGCCAGAAGTCCGCTACCGGGAGAGTAGATGAATCCGCTGGTGTATCTAGCGGTAAAGCCGTAATGCATCCACTCTTTTGTAAATGATCGGCTGAATCGCTTGGTGGCCTTTGGCCCCGGCGCAGCGATAGTGGTGAACGAAATATGTGCTTGAGTCGGTCCCTCATCTTAGTCTGGCACATCATATCTGAATGTGAGTTCCGGGAATTTAAGTATGGGAAACTACGAGACTTGAAATACTAAAGATAGAAAGGCTGGAACAACTCAGGCAAAAGTGCGGCGCGGTGCATTCTTGGTAGCATCCAAAAGTGTGGTTTCTTTCAGTCTTGCCAAGTTAAGTATTGAATATATTCTTGTGCAAAGTTGTCTCAGTCAATAATTTATTGCTTGCTCCTTGTTGCGAGAGTTGCGTGAAGCGTGACTAGACGAAGTGAAATCATGTGAGTGAACCACCTCGTGACCAGCAGACAAGCCGACTAGAGAACTTGAGATAGAGCTGGACAGACTCAACTAAGTCCTGTAAATCTAGTTAATTTCCCTTGGTAAGATATTAATTATGAAGCTGGAATTACGATCCCCCGCGTTTATCAGGAGAATGTATGGCAAGGTGAGCGATTTTCGACAGTAAGCCTGGTGGCTGTTTCCATTCGGGTATTTCCATCATAATGTACAATCATTACAAGCCATAAGGCCAGGAAGAAACAAGACTAGAGGACATACGCTGTGAAGATGCCGTGAAAGGACAGATATGTCAAAGCATTAAACCCGTTAAAAACCAACGCCCgaagtggaagaaaaagaaaacgtAAAGAAGCAGGAAGCGGCGCTAAAGGCGATGCTGCACAGGCAAAGCAGAAGTCGATGGTGAAATTGTACCGTCAAGACCATGCACCATAGAAGCATCACCGGTATTGAGCTTCAAGGCAGCGACCAGTTTCTTCCAAGACTCAAACCCTCTTTTGGCATGATTGCGAGGCGTAGATGGGTCAGGATCAGCCAAGCTTCTGTTGAACAATTCCAGGGAAACCCAGCCCTCGAAGCCaatatcgaagaaggcttTAGCGACGTCCAAGACGGGTAAGTATCCACCACGGTCCTCTTCAAAGGCAAACAGGCGTGCGTTACGCGACCAGTTCATGCGGGAGGGCTGACCCTTGACATAGAATGGGTGAGATTCGTCCAGAGGGGTACTCAGGCGTTCGCCATCCACGATTTGAACATAGAAAACCTTTGAGAGGTCGATGCGAGTTCGCAGGCGGGCGATAGATGCCTGGAGGTCGGCTTCCGCATTAGGCGTCTTTCCTGTGGGAGATGTGGGATCGGCATACACCCGTCCAGCGATATTGAAGGTGTCAAGACAAATTCCAAAGTTTGGACGGTTGACCCGCTCTACAACTTCCCAGGAGTCTTCCCATTTGTTGATGTGGTTACCCCATGCTAGGGCTTCGTAGACAAAACGAAAGGGGGGAGACTGCTGAAGGCCAAGATCGGCGATCTTCTGAAGATCTGAGACAATGACAGACATGTCACCTGTGGTGCGGGGCTGGCCTGTCTGAGCATCGGCGGGGAGAAAGTTAGATGGGATCTGGATGAGATCTGTATCCAGAATGCGTGCAAGCTCAAACCACTTGGGAAGCTTTTCAGTGAGAAGACGCTCGTGCTCAGTGCGATCCAGAAGCCCCTCGTAGTGCCAAAAGGGCTGCAGACAGATGATAGAGAGGCCCAGCGAAACACAAAGCTGGCGTACATGATGAGCAGCTAAAATATGATCTCCATCAAAGAGCAACTTGGCCAAGTGGTCAAGGTCGTCAAAGAATAGCTCGATGCCCTTGTAGCCGAACTGAGAGGCCTGGTGCAGCTTGGTTGGCAGATCGTGGATTCCCGGGCGCCCCAGGGACATGGAACCAATTCCGAGACGGTTAGGCATCGTGAAAAGCAGTTGCTGTAATAATGGGAGATACAGAGAGAGTAGGAAGCagtagatgaagagaaagtggTAGAGATGTTATAAGAGAAGGACGTGGCCGTGATCGCGATTCACTTGGAGGTGATAACAAAAGTATGAAACTGCTAAAGACACGCGAACTGCCGCGTCATGTCTCGTGTTCAGTTGACGTAGGTGTTAATCACAATGGCAGTATCCTACAGTTCACTTGGCATCGCTGTCTACGCTGGTCTTTGTGTTATTAATAAATACATTTTATCTCACTCTGCCCTGGAAGAACGATTCACAAGGCCATTCTTGTGCATGTATTATGGAAGATAACTCTGCCAATGCATTAGGGCTGAGGTTCCACCGCAGGAAACACTAAGAGAAGAACCGCCGGCTAAGCGCTTTCCCCGCTGCATTTAACCGGCTGTGAGCTTGGtaaccccaaaaccaatTACAATGGGTAGGTTAAGGTCTTTCCTCGGCAATGAAGTTTCGCTTGGCCCTGAATTTATCCCGAAATCGTGTGGTATGGCCCGATTCGTCAACAATCTTCTGTTCaacaaatatatcatatacacatgttttcttttccccta is a window from the Aspergillus oryzae RIB40 DNA, chromosome 6 genome containing:
- a CDS encoding sugar phosphate isomerase/epimerase family protein (sugar phosphate isomerases/epimerases) is translated as MPNRLGIGSMSLGRPGIHDLPTKLHQASQFGYKGIELFFDDLDHLAKLLFDGDHILAAHHVRQLCVSLGLSIICLQPFWHYEGLLDRTEHERLLTEKLPKWFELARILDTDLIQIPSNFLPADAQTGQPRTTGDMSVIVSDLQKIADLGLQQSPPFRFVYEALAWGNHINKWEDSWEVVERVNRPNFGICLDTFNIAGRVYADPTSPTGKTPNAEADLQASIARLRTRIDLSKVFYVQIVDGERLSTPLDESHPFYVKGQPSRMNWSRNARLFAFEEDRGGYLPVLDVAKAFFDIGFEGWVSLELFNRSLADPDPSTPRNHAKRGFESWKKLVAALKLNTGDASMVHGLDGTISPSTSALPVQHRL
- a CDS encoding uncharacterized protein (predicted protein), whose translation is MCQTKMRDRLKHIFRSPLSLRRGQRPPSDSADHLQKSGCITALPLDTPADSSTLPVADFWQKVLHRLSMEDQVLIQKHTTTRSTPCIVSDTPVLLLEEVKQKRELFESRRWNVSLNGYTFRLSDIANKVMTWYQNVVSVIEVYVLILQFLRTAILAYERSTKTSTSATFWTLDYINDYNARFEAIIPRIDYEAQNCERCYSRLDRVISIDQVKRLKRVLEDMERVKAHQNEFRNMNSTFQNIWRFLDDGKREDVLRWTSDIPFEDHHSVARTGRTANTGGWLFKQRVFQDWQISDDSMIFWLHGIPGAGKTKLVSRVIDEFLQVQGQKLVYFYCNRNEGLRRKPKEILRSFVKQLSITDDQTVIHESLLQVYMDKRQRGFSSTDLSLEESEALLAQLISIYPKTILVLDALDESEEGSRQGLISYFSRLVEQIQNLKIFITSRRDEDIACRLKSKANVGINATDSQDDIAKFVSQKIDEDEKNRATPISVELKYDIVRIILDKSQGIRCPRFPSPYVDIRFILESCSNLLVMDSRQFCHLSHLSVNEYFENLWGIAICHANAAKICLTLMLVANNQYSQESSMYNVMIDNFLAYATQHWFLHIRRYEYYIRNTGDKIDPRLSQLVERFLGRVEESGPAYRSWCERCEHLPGFPIEDLKPFCNPVLAVCRFGFYRIPLTLWESKCINTNQTNKAGNSLLVLTVFSENEYAVQKLLSLGADINGQLDGLLCSGSALGAAASIGNRDIIKLLLSAGAQINQKHAGGIYGGALVASVANPEGRKATQLLLDSGAEINQELDCGIFGSALAAAAARGAGGYNSTISQSLLRAGANVNQALTSGNYGSALAAAASTPIGHETIKLLLASGANVNQRLIWGKYGSALAAASFGSPANTSLLLDAGADVNQLLTSGLYGSALAAAAYSQAKHSVQLLLNAGADVNQKLTAGLYGSALAAAVAKQGADEEIVQLLLDAGADVNQKLSSGLYSNVLEAARARTRRELYEILLGVVIGKNQRNFGYTSLEAVAMPIRTQLFLNHCLSNLI
- a CDS encoding uncharacterized protein (ethanolamine kinase) codes for the protein MWAVLQKWILALPSATDEQRKRRLGLQKELEWAVSELDDGNGIGEDGLVFAHCDLLCANVIAVPSSDAPVTSAGEPTTTVQFIDYEYATPSPAAFDIANHFAEWGGYDCDYNMMPTCAVRRQFLTEYVRSYTQHKGLPESSQKQIIDRLYEDVDRFRGIPGLYWGIWALIQAQISQIDFDYASYAETRLGEYYAWRRELDGSRAKAGEEMPLRERRWAQEV